From the genome of Hyalangium gracile, one region includes:
- a CDS encoding FAD-dependent oxidoreductase: MLGRHAIVCGSSMAGLLTAGLLARHFERVTLVERDPLEDSAQPRKGVPQGVHTHILLRRGLDIAASIFPGLLEDLQAAGAQVMDMSADCEWHVAGIWRKRIHSGVSMYSQTRPLFEWRVRSRLAALPNVRILDGQEAASFLVSADGTSIRGLKIRAVGSDAETELEADLVVDASGRGSRTPQWMEGLGLPKVEETQLKVDVGYATRLYHRPAGFDPGWRALILSAELPRIRRIGAILPVEGDRWTITLGGWLKDYPPTDDAGFLEYARTLVQPHLYEVLRGASPLGPASSYRFAHSQWRHYERLPRLLERLVVVGDAYCSFNPIHGQGITTSALQVEWLGECLRQGMNTLARRYFEGAGSMLKGVWAMSTTEDLRLPELDGVRPMGSGLASWYGERFQRLTTKDDEAIQTFMQVMHMIKPPTAMFSPRLVLKTLMRQPVSSELARGPALPTQGEQQVA; this comes from the coding sequence ATGTTGGGACGTCACGCCATCGTTTGTGGCAGCAGCATGGCCGGACTGCTCACCGCAGGCCTGCTGGCGCGCCACTTCGAACGCGTCACGTTGGTAGAGCGCGACCCCCTGGAGGACTCGGCGCAGCCGCGCAAGGGAGTGCCGCAGGGTGTCCACACGCACATCCTGTTGCGGCGGGGCCTGGACATCGCGGCCAGCATCTTCCCCGGGCTCCTCGAGGATCTCCAGGCGGCCGGGGCGCAGGTGATGGACATGTCCGCCGACTGCGAGTGGCATGTGGCAGGCATCTGGCGCAAACGCATCCACAGCGGCGTCTCCATGTATTCGCAGACCCGGCCCCTGTTCGAGTGGCGCGTGCGCTCGAGGTTGGCCGCATTGCCCAACGTGCGCATCCTGGATGGGCAGGAGGCAGCCAGCTTCCTGGTGAGCGCCGACGGCACCTCCATCAGGGGCCTGAAGATTCGCGCCGTCGGGAGTGATGCGGAGACCGAGCTCGAGGCCGACCTGGTGGTGGATGCCAGCGGCCGCGGGAGTCGAACGCCACAGTGGATGGAGGGCCTGGGGCTCCCGAAGGTGGAGGAGACGCAGCTGAAGGTCGACGTGGGCTACGCCACGCGGCTCTACCACAGGCCAGCGGGCTTCGACCCAGGGTGGAGAGCGCTCATCCTGTCGGCCGAGCTGCCGCGAATCCGGCGCATCGGAGCCATCCTGCCCGTGGAGGGAGACCGGTGGACGATCACTCTCGGGGGCTGGCTGAAGGACTATCCGCCGACGGATGACGCGGGCTTCCTCGAGTACGCGCGCACGCTGGTCCAACCGCACCTGTACGAGGTGCTACGGGGCGCAAGTCCGCTCGGTCCCGCGAGCAGCTACCGCTTCGCGCACAGCCAGTGGCGCCACTACGAGCGGCTGCCCAGGTTGCTCGAGAGGCTGGTGGTGGTGGGAGATGCATACTGCTCGTTCAACCCCATCCATGGGCAGGGCATCACCACGAGCGCGTTGCAGGTGGAGTGGCTGGGCGAGTGCCTCCGCCAGGGGATGAACACGCTGGCGCGTCGCTACTTCGAGGGCGCTGGAAGCATGTTGAAGGGTGTCTGGGCCATGTCCACCACCGAGGACCTGCGCCTGCCCGAGCTGGATGGGGTCCGCCCGATGGGGAGCGGCCTGGCGTCCTGGTATGGGGAGCGGTTCCAGCGGCTGACGACGAAGGACGACGAAGCCATCCAGACGTTCATGCAGGTGATGCACATGATCAAGCCACCGACGGCCATGTTCTCGCCGCGGCTGGTGCTGAAGACGCTGATGCGGCAGCCGGTGAGCTCGGAGCTGGCACGAGGGCCGGCGCTGCCCACCCAGGGGGAGCAGCAAGTCGCGTGA
- a CDS encoding SRPBCC family protein — protein sequence MLEATYRVRDSAVLDAPIDEVWPIVRDIVRLVPLVFGEGFEACHWVEGCSAEQVPARYEVKSRSSGTSVLEVVGRSETEYFVTYRLVGQALGITGYIATYQLRPITTEPDRTFLDWARQFAVAPGNDPAKVVPAMASSTAKEALALKKHFSKRSTPAPR from the coding sequence ATGCTCGAGGCGACCTACCGTGTCCGCGACTCCGCTGTCCTGGATGCGCCCATCGACGAGGTGTGGCCCATCGTCCGTGACATCGTCCGTCTCGTGCCGCTGGTCTTCGGCGAGGGATTCGAGGCTTGCCACTGGGTCGAGGGTTGCTCGGCCGAGCAGGTTCCCGCCCGGTATGAGGTGAAGAGTCGCTCCTCGGGAACGAGCGTCCTGGAGGTCGTCGGGCGCTCCGAGACGGAGTACTTCGTGACGTACCGGCTGGTCGGGCAGGCGCTGGGGATCACGGGGTACATCGCCACGTACCAGCTCCGCCCCATCACGACGGAGCCCGATCGAACCTTCCTCGATTGGGCCCGGCAGTTCGCGGTGGCGCCAGGGAATGATCCGGCGAAGGTTGTCCCCGCGATGGCTTCCTCCACCGCCAAGGAAGCGCTGGCGCTCAAGAAGCACTTCTCCAAGCGCTCCACACCCGCTCCCAGGTAG
- a CDS encoding carbonic anhydrase: protein MPTLTAQEALEKLKVGNARFASNVLSAESLLSNLRRAEFAQGQQPWAVILGCSDSRVPAETVFDVGLGELFVIRVAGNIVAPSQVGSVEFSVERHGARLVVVMGHTLCGAIDATLEAMTEPPSKQSPGLRSIVERVRPSVVPLLHTELAHQPAALRREATRANVRASVSALRHGSQLLEKLVYEDGLLVVGAEYDLVSGRVEFFEGVPE, encoded by the coding sequence GTGCCTACGCTCACTGCCCAGGAAGCGCTCGAGAAGCTCAAGGTGGGTAACGCCCGTTTCGCATCCAACGTGCTGAGCGCCGAGTCGCTCTTGAGCAACCTTCGGCGCGCGGAGTTCGCCCAGGGCCAGCAGCCGTGGGCCGTCATCCTCGGGTGCTCGGACAGCCGCGTGCCCGCCGAGACGGTGTTCGACGTGGGCCTGGGAGAGCTGTTCGTCATCCGCGTGGCGGGCAACATCGTCGCTCCCTCGCAGGTGGGCAGCGTGGAGTTCAGCGTGGAGCGGCACGGCGCCCGGCTCGTGGTCGTCATGGGCCACACCCTGTGCGGCGCCATCGACGCCACGCTCGAGGCGATGACGGAGCCGCCGAGCAAGCAGTCTCCCGGCCTGCGCTCCATCGTCGAGCGCGTGCGGCCCAGCGTGGTGCCGCTGCTGCACACCGAGCTGGCCCACCAGCCCGCGGCGCTGCGGCGCGAGGCCACCCGCGCCAACGTGCGCGCCAGCGTGTCCGCCCTGCGCCACGGCTCGCAGCTGCTCGAGAAGCTCGTCTACGAGGACGGCCTGCTCGTGGTGGGCGCGGAGTATGATCTGGTGAGCGGCCGGGTGGAGTTCTTCGAGGGCGTGCCGGAGTAG
- a CDS encoding PAS domain-containing hybrid sensor histidine kinase/response regulator, which produces MIALTRTNVREESAEELYEHAPCGHLSTLPDGTIIKVNETFLEWTGYTREELLGGMRFLELLTIAGKIFHETHYAPLLRMQGFVREIQLDLVCKQGRALPSLVNSVQKKDAEGRVLLHRTTLFSITDRKNYERELLLARRKAEQAEQAARSKTAFLSMVSHEIRTPMNAIVGLAGLLRQSTLSAEQQKYVSILQASSENLLGLLNNILDLSKIEAGKVALEERPFDVRQLLHGIFYGLTVKAEEKKLNVLVEVDEQVPAWLLGDPVKLSQVLTNLLANAIKFTERGTVTLAARVQESSSQSVSIEFRVTDTGIGIPKHQQAEIFEEFTQASYDIHQQYGGTGLGLTICRQLLGLHGSTLSLESAPGEGSSFFFTLGLKRAQASGAQEAATKDTACPRDLQGVRLLVAEDNTVNVFVLSQYLRRWGASFEVVENGHAAVAHVQEARFDAVLMDLQMPELDGYEATRAIRALPEESFKRLPILAMTASSRAGLEDRLADAGFTDFVCKPFRPEELLSRIALHARQSPTVLADAAPEEEPGRSQELPAPPAPTPPRFSLDGFRRMAEGDPEALTEFITITITNAEQHGHAFQKALATGNLEEFAFQAHKIKMTVALLQAHVLEEALQRGRALLTREERAPAELQAAAHAIQAELDAIIVALKEDLLQSGRIPPLARD; this is translated from the coding sequence ATGATCGCTCTCACGAGAACCAATGTCCGAGAGGAGAGCGCCGAGGAGCTCTACGAGCACGCGCCCTGCGGCCATCTCTCCACGCTGCCTGACGGCACGATCATCAAGGTCAACGAGACCTTCCTGGAGTGGACGGGCTATACGCGAGAGGAGCTGCTTGGAGGGATGCGGTTCCTCGAACTGCTGACCATCGCGGGGAAGATCTTCCACGAGACGCACTACGCGCCCCTGCTGCGGATGCAAGGGTTTGTCCGCGAGATCCAGCTCGATCTGGTGTGCAAGCAAGGCCGCGCCCTGCCCTCGCTGGTCAACAGCGTCCAGAAGAAGGACGCCGAGGGCCGGGTGCTGCTCCATCGCACCACCCTCTTCAGCATCACCGACCGCAAGAACTACGAGCGAGAGCTGCTGCTGGCCCGCAGGAAGGCCGAGCAGGCCGAGCAGGCCGCCAGGTCCAAGACGGCCTTCCTGTCCATGGTCAGCCATGAGATCCGCACCCCGATGAATGCCATCGTGGGGCTGGCGGGGTTGCTGCGGCAGAGCACGCTCTCTGCCGAGCAACAGAAGTACGTGAGCATCCTTCAGGCCTCTTCCGAGAACCTGCTGGGCCTGCTCAACAACATCCTGGATCTCAGCAAGATCGAAGCAGGCAAGGTGGCGCTGGAAGAGAGGCCTTTCGACGTGCGCCAGCTGCTCCACGGCATCTTCTATGGGCTGACCGTCAAGGCCGAGGAGAAGAAGCTGAACGTCCTGGTGGAGGTGGATGAACAGGTGCCGGCCTGGCTCCTGGGAGATCCCGTCAAGCTCAGCCAGGTGCTCACCAACCTGCTGGCCAATGCCATCAAGTTCACCGAGCGGGGCACGGTGACGCTGGCGGCCCGAGTCCAGGAGTCCTCCTCGCAGTCCGTCTCCATCGAGTTCCGGGTCACCGACACGGGCATCGGCATTCCCAAGCACCAGCAGGCGGAGATCTTCGAGGAGTTCACCCAGGCCAGCTACGACATCCACCAGCAGTATGGTGGCACCGGCCTGGGCCTCACCATCTGCCGACAGCTGCTGGGCCTGCATGGCAGCACGCTGAGCCTGGAGAGCGCGCCAGGGGAAGGCTCCTCGTTCTTCTTCACCCTGGGACTGAAGAGGGCCCAGGCGTCCGGGGCGCAGGAGGCTGCCACGAAGGACACGGCCTGCCCCCGGGACCTCCAGGGCGTCAGGCTGCTGGTGGCCGAGGACAACACCGTCAACGTCTTCGTGCTCTCGCAGTACCTGCGCAGGTGGGGCGCCAGCTTCGAGGTGGTGGAGAACGGGCATGCGGCCGTCGCGCACGTCCAGGAGGCGCGGTTCGACGCGGTGCTGATGGACCTGCAGATGCCGGAGCTGGATGGCTACGAGGCCACGCGCGCCATCCGGGCGCTGCCGGAGGAGAGCTTCAAGCGGCTGCCCATCCTGGCCATGACGGCCTCGAGCCGGGCCGGACTGGAGGATCGACTCGCGGACGCTGGCTTCACGGACTTCGTGTGCAAGCCCTTCAGGCCGGAGGAGCTCCTCTCGAGGATTGCCCTGCACGCTCGCCAGTCCCCGACGGTTCTCGCGGACGCCGCCCCGGAGGAGGAGCCTGGACGAAGCCAGGAGCTGCCCGCGCCCCCTGCCCCCACTCCCCCCCGCTTCAGCCTGGACGGATTCCGACGCATGGCCGAGGGGGACCCGGAGGCGCTGACCGAGTTCATCACCATCACCATCACCAACGCCGAGCAACACGGGCACGCGTTCCAGAAGGCGCTCGCGACGGGCAACCTGGAGGAGTTCGCGTTCCAGGCCCACAAGATCAAGATGACCGTGGCGCTGCTGCAGGCCCATGTCCTGGAGGAGGCCCTTCAGCGGGGTCGGGCGCTGCTGACACGGGAGGAGCGTGCCCCGGCCGAGCTCCAGGCCGCCGCCCACGCCATCCAGGCGGAGCTGGACGCCATCATCGTGGCCTTGAAGGAAGACTTGCTGCAGTCAGGGCGAATACCTCCACTGGCACGTGACTGA
- a CDS encoding PQQ-dependent sugar dehydrogenase produces MRSTRFCLALLGLLASPVLAAVPTGFQETRYSSSALTPATGLAWAPDGSGRLFLLNKNGVVRIATMRDGELVTSGNNLVTTTFATETVHTNSECGLIGIAFDPNYAVNRYVYLFVTATASKQQIVRYTDSNGVGIARTVVVDNLPTAGNNHDGGAVGFGADGKLYWAIGDLGNGTGVDADLTSMAAKVSRANPDGTPANDNPFNDGVGPNSEYVWARGFRNPFTFTFQPGTGKLWVNSVGTGYEQIFVTNRGDHAGYNDYENNQPNGFITPVIKYRTNGADTRTLNANGAVRSGGTVTFTTTATHGFRKGEKITVSGVTDASFNGDVYVASVPSPTTWTAAQAGPEATSGGGTAATQNLGGSITGGVFYDSTLLPAEYRGNFLFGDYNSGRVVRATLAADGSVATVDSWGTGFTQVVDIDVGPDGALYFVGVTSGAVTRVQPVAAGQKLIVSALNLNVVEGGKAVFTVRLAQAPTADVSVSVVRASGDADLSIESGSQLTFTPANWNQLQVVTLSAVEDADATADIADFTVSAQGLASETVRVVSIDNNAARIVLSSASLTVDEGGTNTFTVALSKAPGQNVSVTVGRTTGDADVTISSGATLSFTPSNWSTPQTVTVAAAEDADNVKDTATLTVAAPGGDARVLAVTVRDNDPSAPTIVSTPVTSAVVGAPYRYEVVAEGLPAPTFSLTSSVQGPSIGASSGVLVWSPEVVGTVDMTVRASNGVQPDATQSFQVLVKADEAPRAVLTRPTEEERVSGAAAEFFGDCFDDVGCTKAEFYVDGVLSSTDAQSSGHYHYGGEHNRWDTTSLRPGAHQVRMVVYDTGGRSAAVEVKVCVGDGECVPPMQEDGGVQQDGGTEPPPEDASEGCGCGAGSAGAMGWLGLLLVLRRKRTRRQAD; encoded by the coding sequence ATGCGCTCAACTCGTTTCTGTCTCGCTCTTCTCGGCCTCCTGGCGTCTCCCGTGCTGGCCGCGGTGCCCACGGGCTTCCAGGAGACCCGCTACTCCTCCTCGGCTCTCACCCCCGCCACGGGGCTGGCGTGGGCGCCGGATGGCTCGGGGCGTCTCTTCCTCCTCAACAAGAACGGCGTCGTGCGCATCGCGACGATGCGGGACGGGGAGCTCGTCACGTCCGGCAACAACCTGGTGACGACCACGTTCGCCACGGAGACCGTCCACACCAACAGCGAGTGCGGCCTCATCGGCATCGCGTTCGATCCGAACTACGCCGTCAACCGCTACGTCTACCTGTTCGTCACCGCCACCGCCTCCAAGCAGCAGATCGTCCGCTACACGGACTCCAACGGGGTGGGCATCGCTCGCACGGTGGTCGTCGACAACCTGCCCACCGCGGGGAACAACCATGATGGCGGGGCCGTGGGCTTCGGCGCGGACGGCAAGCTGTACTGGGCCATCGGCGACCTGGGCAATGGCACGGGGGTGGACGCGGATCTCACCTCGATGGCAGCCAAGGTGAGCCGGGCCAATCCGGATGGCACGCCCGCCAATGACAACCCCTTCAACGATGGGGTGGGGCCCAACAGCGAGTACGTCTGGGCGCGCGGCTTCCGAAACCCCTTCACGTTCACCTTCCAGCCGGGCACCGGCAAGCTCTGGGTGAACTCGGTGGGTACGGGCTACGAGCAGATCTTCGTCACGAACCGGGGCGATCACGCCGGCTACAACGACTACGAGAACAATCAGCCCAACGGCTTCATCACGCCCGTGATCAAGTACCGCACCAACGGCGCGGACACGCGTACCCTCAACGCGAACGGCGCCGTGCGCAGCGGAGGCACCGTCACCTTCACCACCACCGCGACCCATGGCTTCCGCAAGGGCGAGAAGATCACCGTGTCGGGTGTCACGGACGCGAGCTTCAACGGGGATGTCTACGTGGCCAGCGTCCCGAGCCCCACCACGTGGACGGCGGCGCAGGCCGGGCCCGAGGCGACGAGCGGCGGGGGCACGGCGGCGACGCAGAACCTGGGCGGCTCCATCACCGGAGGCGTCTTCTACGACTCCACGCTCCTTCCCGCCGAGTACCGGGGCAACTTCCTCTTCGGGGACTACAACTCCGGAAGGGTGGTGCGTGCCACGCTGGCCGCGGATGGCTCGGTGGCGACGGTGGACTCGTGGGGCACGGGCTTCACCCAGGTCGTGGACATCGACGTGGGGCCGGATGGCGCGCTGTACTTCGTGGGCGTCACCTCGGGCGCGGTGACGCGGGTCCAGCCTGTCGCTGCCGGGCAGAAGCTCATCGTCTCGGCGCTCAACCTGAACGTGGTCGAGGGCGGCAAGGCCGTGTTCACCGTGCGCCTGGCCCAGGCTCCCACGGCGGACGTCAGCGTCAGCGTGGTGCGGGCCTCGGGAGACGCGGATCTGAGCATCGAGAGCGGCTCGCAGCTCACCTTCACGCCGGCCAACTGGAACCAGCTCCAGGTCGTCACGCTCTCCGCCGTGGAGGATGCGGACGCGACCGCCGACATCGCGGACTTCACCGTGTCCGCGCAGGGGCTGGCCTCCGAGACGGTGCGAGTGGTGTCCATCGACAACAACGCCGCGCGGATCGTGCTGTCCAGCGCGTCCTTGACGGTGGATGAGGGAGGGACCAACACCTTCACGGTGGCGCTCTCCAAGGCCCCCGGGCAGAACGTCTCCGTCACGGTGGGGAGAACGACGGGGGACGCGGACGTGACGATCTCCAGCGGCGCGACGCTCTCCTTCACTCCCAGCAACTGGAGCACGCCGCAGACCGTCACCGTGGCCGCCGCGGAGGACGCGGACAACGTCAAGGACACGGCCACGCTCACCGTGGCCGCACCGGGAGGAGACGCGCGCGTGCTGGCCGTCACCGTGCGGGACAATGACCCCTCGGCTCCGACCATCGTGTCCACGCCCGTCACCTCCGCGGTGGTGGGGGCGCCGTATCGCTACGAGGTGGTGGCCGAGGGACTGCCCGCTCCGACCTTCTCGCTGACGAGCAGCGTGCAGGGCCCCAGCATCGGCGCGAGCAGCGGCGTCCTCGTCTGGAGCCCGGAGGTGGTGGGCACCGTGGACATGACGGTGCGGGCGAGCAATGGGGTGCAGCCGGACGCCACGCAGTCCTTCCAGGTCCTCGTGAAGGCGGACGAGGCGCCCCGCGCGGTGCTCACGCGTCCCACGGAGGAGGAGCGCGTCTCCGGGGCCGCGGCGGAGTTCTTCGGGGACTGCTTCGACGACGTGGGCTGCACGAAGGCGGAGTTCTATGTGGACGGCGTGCTCTCGAGCACGGATGCGCAGAGCTCAGGCCACTACCACTATGGCGGTGAGCACAACCGCTGGGACACGACGTCCCTGCGGCCTGGCGCGCACCAGGTGCGCATGGTCGTCTACGACACCGGCGGCAGGAGCGCGGCGGTCGAGGTCAAGGTGTGCGTGGGGGATGGCGAGTGTGTCCCGCCCATGCAGGAGGACGGAGGGGTGCAGCAGGACGGCGGGACGGAGCCGCCGCCGGAGGACGCGTCGGAAGGCTGTGGCTGCGGCGCGGGCTCGGCGGGGGCGATGGGGTGGTTGGGGCTGCTGCTGGTGCTGCGCCGGAAGCGGACGCGACGCCAGGCGGACTGA
- a CDS encoding YidH family protein yields the protein MGAHIPRHRTGLRQGPWDGCDGEVSHPAEQLPSPPAPSALPQPLTVVPPRPARDARYDWAAERTLLAWVRTGLALMGFGFVVARFGAFMRALGLTAPGVAPDESHSYASIAAGVLMVALGMATHLVAVRRFLRNHQALSRGEPIDPSPVGPAGLAILAAVLGAGLAVLLGLTLLG from the coding sequence GTGGGTGCCCACATCCCGCGACACCGCACCGGGTTGCGCCAGGGCCCTTGGGACGGGTGTGATGGAGAGGTGAGCCACCCCGCCGAGCAACTCCCCAGCCCTCCTGCACCTTCGGCCCTGCCGCAGCCTCTCACCGTCGTCCCACCGCGGCCGGCGCGGGATGCGCGCTACGACTGGGCCGCGGAGCGAACCTTGCTGGCCTGGGTCCGCACCGGCCTGGCGCTGATGGGGTTTGGCTTCGTGGTAGCCCGCTTCGGCGCCTTCATGCGGGCCCTGGGCCTCACGGCTCCGGGGGTGGCTCCCGACGAGAGCCACTCGTATGCCTCCATCGCGGCCGGCGTCCTGATGGTCGCGCTCGGCATGGCCACCCACCTGGTGGCGGTCCGCCGCTTCCTGCGAAACCACCAGGCCCTCTCGCGTGGGGAGCCGATTGATCCCTCTCCCGTGGGCCCCGCGGGACTGGCGATCCTCGCCGCGGTGCTCGGCGCCGGGTTGGCTGTGCTGCTGGGGCTCACCCTCCTGGGCTGA